The following coding sequences lie in one Sorghum bicolor cultivar BTx623 chromosome 6, Sorghum_bicolor_NCBIv3, whole genome shotgun sequence genomic window:
- the LOC8072342 gene encoding uncharacterized protein LOC8072342, translating to MAYLPPLEVEVDYYESIDQHLFKQLFRESGPKYLEIQGQQMQTAIQCLKYYNARHPGLEYVLASEKVMQSAGTSMAGGVWAHGNFVARQRKARCFSFLYGPRTLFFFEMNGSPYHGGIVTCAPLDEPVNEAYKFLGFPLWWAKRRSGKYDCVCLICGSRYTVQGTCSNVKFSCGHRRIDRLCRMCFRRSEVLHPSPGEFAHGHQIDATFSYFSVIA from the exons ATGGCTTATCTACCTCCGCTCGAGGTGGAGGTCGACTACTACGAGTCCATAGACCAACATCTCTTCAAGCAACTTTTTAG AGAAAGTGGCCCGAAGTACTTGGAAATTCAAGGACAGCAAATGCAGACTGCAATACAATGCTTGAAATACTACAATGCTAGGCATCCG GGCTTGGAATACGTACTTGCTTCTGAAAAGGTGATGCAAAGTGCAGGAACAAGCATGGCAGGAGGAGTCTGGGCTCATGGCAACTTTGTGGCTCGTCAGAGGAAAGCGAGGTGCTTCTCATTCCTATATGGGCCACGGACCCTCTTCTTTTTTGAGATGAATGGTTCTCCTTATCATGGTGGAATTGTAACATGTGCACCATTAG ATGAACCAGTTAATGAAGCATACAAGTTCCTAGGTTTTCCCCTTTGGTGGGCTAAACGTCGGAGTGGAAAAT ATGACTGTGTTTGCCTGATTTGTGGTTCGCGCTATACTGTCCAAGGCACTTGCTCAAATGTAAAATTCTCATGCGGGCATAGGAGGATAGATCGTCTTTGCAGGATGTGCTTCCGTCGATCTGAAGTCCTGCACCCTAGTCCAGGGGAATTTGCGCATGGGCATCAAATTGACGCCACATTTAGCTACTTCTCTGTAATTGCATGA
- the LOC8063963 gene encoding peroxisomal 2,4-dienoyl-CoA reductase isoform X1 — MESPFRADLLRGKAALVTGGGSGIGFEIATQLARHGAHVALMGRRREVLDKAVAALRSEGLKAVGFDGDVRKQEDAARVIAATVEHFGKLDILVNGAAGNFLASPEDLKPKGFRTVLDIDTLGTYTMCYEALKYLKKGGPGRDPSSGGLIINISATLQYTAAWYQIHVSAAKAGVDSITRSLALEWGTDYDIRVNGIAPGPIQDTPGMRKLAPEEMGKGKRETMPLFKLGEKWDIAMAALYLASDAGKYVNGATIIVDGGLWLSRPRHIPKEEVKALSKVVEKKVRASGVGVPSSKL, encoded by the exons ATGGAGTCGCCGTTCCGCGCGGACCTGCTGAGGGGCAAGGCGGCGCTGGTCACGGGCGGGGGCTCCGGCATCGGCTTCGAGATCGCCACGCAGCTCGCGCGCCACGGCGCGCACGTCGCGCTCATGGGCCGCCGCCGCGAGGTCCTCGACAAGGCCGTCGCCGCGCTCCGCTCCGAGGGCCTCAAG GCTGTTGGTTTCGATGGAGATGTCCGCAAGCAAGAGGATGCTGCCAGAGTGATCGCAGCAACAGTTGAGCACTTTGGCAAGCTTGACATTCTAGTCAACGGTGCTGCTGGCAACTTCCTTGCCTCCCCAGAGGATTTGAAGCCCAAGGGATTCCGAACCG TTCTTGACATTGACACTTTGGGTACATACACGATGTGTTATGAAGCCCTCAAGTATCTCAAAAAGGGTGGACCAGGGAGAGATCCTTCCTCTGGTGGCCTCATCATTAACATCAGCGCAACACTGCAATACACTGCGGCTTGGTACCAAATTCATGTCTCTGCTGCCAAG gcaggtgttgatagtatcacaagaTCATTGGCTCTGGAATGGGGAACAGATTATGACATTAGAGTAAATGGAATTGCACCTGGACCAATTCAAGACACTCCAGGAATGAGGAAACTTGCGCCTGAAGAAATGGGCAAGGGAAAACGAGAAACGATGCCATTATTTAAGCTTGGGGAGAAATGGGACATAGCAATGGCTGCACTCTATCTAGCTTCTGATGCAG GGAAATATGTAAATGGGGCTACAATTATTGTCGACGGAGGCCTTTGGTTGAGTCGTCCTCGCCATATTCCCAAGGAGGAGGTGAAGGCACTCTCTAAAGTTGTCGAGAAGAAGGTTAGGGCCTCTGGTGTTGGGGTGCCATCAAGCAAATTGTGA
- the LOC8063963 gene encoding peroxisomal 2,4-dienoyl-CoA reductase isoform X2 — protein MCYEALKYLKKGGPGRDPSSGGLIINISATLQYTAAWYQIHVSAAKAGVDSITRSLALEWGTDYDIRVNGIAPGPIQDTPGMRKLAPEEMGKGKRETMPLFKLGEKWDIAMAALYLASDAGKYVNGATIIVDGGLWLSRPRHIPKEEVKALSKVVEKKVRASGVGVPSSKL, from the exons ATGTGTTATGAAGCCCTCAAGTATCTCAAAAAGGGTGGACCAGGGAGAGATCCTTCCTCTGGTGGCCTCATCATTAACATCAGCGCAACACTGCAATACACTGCGGCTTGGTACCAAATTCATGTCTCTGCTGCCAAG gcaggtgttgatagtatcacaagaTCATTGGCTCTGGAATGGGGAACAGATTATGACATTAGAGTAAATGGAATTGCACCTGGACCAATTCAAGACACTCCAGGAATGAGGAAACTTGCGCCTGAAGAAATGGGCAAGGGAAAACGAGAAACGATGCCATTATTTAAGCTTGGGGAGAAATGGGACATAGCAATGGCTGCACTCTATCTAGCTTCTGATGCAG GGAAATATGTAAATGGGGCTACAATTATTGTCGACGGAGGCCTTTGGTTGAGTCGTCCTCGCCATATTCCCAAGGAGGAGGTGAAGGCACTCTCTAAAGTTGTCGAGAAGAAGGTTAGGGCCTCTGGTGTTGGGGTGCCATCAAGCAAATTGTGA
- the LOC8063964 gene encoding peroxisomal 2,4-dienoyl-CoA reductase, whose product MESPFRADVVKGKAALVTGGGSGICFEIAAQLARHGAQVAIMGRRREVLDKAVSALRSQGLQAVGFDGDVRKQEDADRVLAATVAHFGKLDILVNGAAGNFLASPEDLTPKGFRTVLEIDTLGTYTMCYEALKYLKKGGPGKGPSTGGLIINISATLHYTASWYQIHVSAAKAGVDSITRSLALEWGTDYDIRVNGIAPGPIQDTPGVRKLAPEEMSKGLRELMPLFKFGEKQDIAMAALYLASDAGKYVNGTTLVVDGGLWLSHPRHIPKEEVRELSKVVEKKVRTSGVGAPTSKL is encoded by the exons ATGGAGTCCCCGTTCCGCGCGGACGTGGTCAAGGGCAAGGCGGCGCTGGTCACCGGCGGGGGATCCGGCATCTGCTTTGAGATCGCCGCCCAGCTCGCGCGGCACGGCGCGCAGGTCGCCATCATGGGCCGCCGCCGCGAGGTCCTCGACAAGGCCGTCTCCGCGCTCCGCTCCCAGGGCCTCCAG GCTGTTGGTTTTGATGGAGATGTCCGCAAGCAGGAGGATGCGGACAGAGTTCTCGCTGCGACAGTTGCGCATTTCGGCAAGCTTGACATTCTTGTAAATGGTGCAGCCGGCAACTTCCTTGCTTCCCCGGAGGATTTGACGCCCAAGGGATTCCGGACTG TTCTTGAGATTGACACTTTGGGTACATACACAATGTGCTATGAAGCCCTCAAGTATCTGAAAAAGGGTGGGCCTGGAAAAGGCCCGTCCACTGGTGGCCTAATCATTAACATAAGTGCAACACTGCATTACACTGCGTCTTGGTACCAAATTCATGTCTCTGCTGCTAAG GCTGGGGTTGATAGCATCACAAGATCACTGGCTCTGGAATGGGGAACAGATTATGACATTAGAGTCAATGGGATTGCACCTGGACCAATTCAAGACACCCCAGGAGTGAGGAAACTTGCACCTGAAGAGATGAGCAAGGGGCTGCGAGAACTGATGCCATtattcaaatttggggagaagcAGGACATAGCAATGGCTGCACTCTACCTTGCTTCTGATGCAG GCAAATATGTAAATGGGACTACACTAGTGGTTGATGGAGGTCTTTGGTTAAGTCACCCTCGCCATATTCCCAAAGAGGAAGTGAGGGAGCTTTCAAAGGTTGTCGAGAAAAAAGTTAGGACCTCTGGTGTTGGTGCGCCGACCAGCAAATTGTGA